One Carettochelys insculpta isolate YL-2023 chromosome 1, ASM3395843v1, whole genome shotgun sequence genomic window, GGGGTCCCAGAGTTCACGCCTCACAGGAATAAGGAACTCACCATCTTCAGCTAGTTCTGAAAGCTTCAGATTCACCCTGGGACAATGGTGATGGCTGAGACTCCCTCTTCCAGCCTCTCCTCTGCATCCCAAACAATAATCCCTACTGGAGCAGGAGTTCATTTGCCTCTCAGCATGACAGAGAGACCTTGGTTGCATCAATGAACTCAGGATTCCTGGGCCCTGTCTTTAACCCAAATATTCAATCTCTGTGTGACATTTGCCAAGCATGTCATCACATGCCTCAATTTACCTAGCCATATCATGGGGATATGTTCATAGTTACTCTGCTTTGCTGCTGCAGTGGATGATGATAGTTACTAATGAGAATTACTGATCTCTGATCTGTAAGCAGCAGCCCTGTATAGCTGCAGGAAGAGATCATGTCTCTccttattgatttttttcttccagatcTATCTGCTATCTACACAGCTATCATGGGCATTCACAGGGTAAATGACCCTAGGAAGAGCTAGGCATTATGCCAAGTTTTTCTTCCTGACCAAATATAATACACAAAACAGCCAACTCCCCACTGACTTCGCACAAAGCCCAATGGTTctcataatctttaattaatgtTAACTCACAAACCTGGATAAAACAATGCAGAATCACAGACAGGCTTGTCTCCAGCTTGTTTACATTCATATGGCCACTTCCCAACAGGAGGCTGAGCAAACCCACAGGGACTGCAGAGCTGTATTATATAAAGTGCACATCCCTGTGTCGACTTTCAGCACAGGCTGTTTACCTGGGGTGAGAGAGGTGCGGTGCAGGAGACCTGCAAGGAGGATGGCCGGGGAAGACACTTGTGTCTCAGAATTCACAGATGCCCGTGTGTTGCTGAAGACATGTCAGCTCAACAGACGCGGTGGCATTTGCATGTGATGGGATAACGAGTAAGTCTGTGAGCCATTCCAATCTGCACAGCTATTAAACATGGAGAGAGCTCTGGGCAATCCACTTAGCTGCCTATTACCCATGGTTCTCTGTCCGTGTACATTTTGTTTGACTGGCTTTCTGAGAAGATAGATAGGTGACGCAATGTAAGTCTCACTCTGTTTGGTATTTTCTATAGCCTCCAAATATTTGTGTGTCTCTTTTCTACATCCCCTCAATTTTTCCAGCACCCTTCTTGAGATATGGATCCCAGGGCTGGATGAACTGGAATTCACCAGTGACATAAGCAGAGATGAGCACTTCCTCTGCTCCAGTTCTACAAccccctgtttatgcatccaaggataaCATCAGCCTTTATTATGATGGCAACACATTAAGAGCTGAGGAGGACTTCCTTGCCCACAATGACATCCAAATCCCTTTCCAGACCCCCGTGTTGcacaacagtgtgccctggtctGTGACTCGGGGTTGCATTCCCTGTACTGAAAGGACAACTTTTCATTtgtctgtttcaaaatattttagacCCACCGGTGTGCCTGTCCTGATCTGCTTGTTATAATGGCTCTGCCATCCTTTGGCTTCTACCCACATTTTATCTGTAGTGATTATCTCTTGTCTTCTTCATCATTAGTCAAACATTGAATAGCACCAGACCTACAATTGATCCTTGCTTTCAGACATCTGTGATTTAGCCAGTTTAAATCCAATTTATGAGTCCTCCACTCATGCTGTAGAGTGTAAACTTTTTAGCTGAATATTTTCTCTTATTAATTCTAATGCTTCCAAGAAATCCAATTCTATTGCATCTGCAAAGTTACCTTGAGCTGCCAAAGTCTACTCTCATTAGAAGATGAAACTGGGTTTATTTGGCCAGGTCTGTTTTCCATAAACCCTGTGGCTTACCAGCATTATATTCCTGGACTTCTCTTAGCCAATCCCATTCCAGCTTTTCTGTTTTTGTAACTTTGTCTAACTTGTTTAGAATCCAACCTTTCCCCCTTTTTTATACTTTGCAGTTAGCAAAGAACTGCCTCGTGTTCACCTTTGTAGTAACAATTTTTAGCTGCTCTCCTATCTTATTGTATACACCTAAGTCTCAATGAGAGGTGTGCTTGATCAGCCGGTTCATAACTCTGTTATGGATAAAGCTGAAGTTCCACAGCATTTCTTCTGTAAACATCCTCCTTGACTGCTTCTGGACTGTAAAGTATTTCCTCACCTCATTGGATATGAGTATCGAACATTGCATCTTTCCTCCTGCAGAACAAAGCTATTCCTTGGACATACCTACCTTTTCCGCAACATTAACAAGTTTCCTTTGTCCCCTTGAGAATTAGTCTACATTTTTTTCAAGTATTTCTTTTGTTCTTAATATGCTTAATAACCTCATTTGTTGTGATCCATAGCCATGTCAGGCATGGAGCTCTCCCTGACAGTTTTAACATCCTTTGTCAATGTTCATAATTTCCAATGTCTATTGCTCGCTATTTTCCACATATGCAGTTAATTATATATTGTTCCCCTCCTTTTTTCtgctttgtgatgtcactgaaCTGATGTTTTAGCCAAAACTCTGCACTCTTTGATTCTGTAACTGAGGATTTCTAGCGATCTAATTAACCCTCCTTAAAGAACTCGGAGTCTTTATTTTCATTTCCTTGAATAAATTAATCCTTCTAAAGAGTTTTTCCGATAATTTGCCTTAGCTTTGAAGAATTAGCTCCTCTGAAGGACTAAATGTCTATAGATATTACTGTCTGGGAAGTGTTCCTTGTCCACTAGAATGTAATCAATTCcattcttttcttttgttctccTCTAAACATACCtatctatctcacagaactggaaaggaccttgagagatcatcaagtccagtcccatgtactcacagcaggacttcaccatccctaacatttttttttaaaatatctaacctactccagATATTCAGAAGGCTCCCCTCAAGGAtagaactcacaaccctggggggTTTATAAGGTCAACACTAACATCTGAGATATTCTGATGGCCActtccattgttttttttttaattaaagactaCCAGACTATTCAGCATGTCCTCAGATGGCACCCTCTACACTTCTCAAAGCCTATCCTGGAAAAGCCCCACAGTATCTGATGTCCTTTAGAGAGATTAGGTGACTGGCACTGAGAACATACACAGATAAGTGGTTCTCCTACCCAATCCTTTACATCTGAACAGTGCTTTTCTTTTGGCCACTAGAGGGAAGTAGCAGATGTCTTCATGGAGCTGCTCTCCTCGACGCCCCAGTCTCCTCCCTAATATGTGTTCTAGTCAAAAAATTTCCATCTAGAAAAGGTCGTGGCAAAAGTTCCCACTGTTCTGCTCTCAGATTCTGAGCAACCATAGAAACTCAGAAATCTCCCAGCACAGACTCTCTAAATTGGGTTTCACTGCAAAAAAAGAAGAATGATGGATAACCGGTATCCACTTCCGTGTTTCCTTCAAGTGCCTATTAATGTTTCCCAAACTACAACATATAAGAATTATCGATGCATGAAACACCATAAAATAGGGACTTGGCATTGGTCGGGTCAATTGTTTGATTATGTCTCTGAATAAAGAAAGTGTCATTTTTCAGTGTTCAGATTAACCAATTTTCTTCACCCATGAAAACAACCTCATTCCTGTAATGTTCCATGTTAACATTTTCTCTACATTCAGGCATAACCATCACACTAGAGACTGGACACTACCAGGATATCAGGAGAACACACAGGATATGCAGGAGACAGTTATGCCTTAGAGTTGGATACCTTCACCTCTACTCCATGTTGAATTCCAATACAACTGACATCAAcagcccctccaccttcatcctgctgggcattcctggtcTGGAGGCAGCCCATAtttggatctccatccccttctgtgtCATGTACACCATAGCCCTCTTGGGAAACTTCACCGTCCTGTTCATTGTGAAGAGGGAGCAGAGCCTCCATGaacccatgtactatttcctctgcatgctgtccGTCACTGACCTGATTCTGTCTACATCCACCCTACCCAAAACactgagcatcttctggttcaattccagggagatcaatttcaatgcctgcctcacccagatgttcttccttcACTGCTTCTTATCAATTGAATCTGGGATCTTTGTtgccatggcttttgatcgctacgtggccatctgtgatcccctgagacattccaccatcctgacaaaCACTGTGGTGGTCAAGATCATCCTGGCTGTCGTGCTGTGCAATGGAATTCTTGTACTACCTACTCCCTTCCTAGCAAGATGGTGGCCATActgcagaaccaacatcatccctCACACTCACTGCGAGTACATTGCTGTGGTGAAGCTGGCCTGCGGTGACATCCGTGTCAGTTCCTACTATGGGCTCTCTGTGGTAATCTTGGTGATCGGTATGGATGTGTTCTTAATTGTTGTTTCCTATACCCAGATTGTCAGAGCCATCTTGAGACTCCCCACAAAGGATGCCCGGCTCAAGACTTTTGGGACCTGTGGGTCCCACCTCTGTGTCATTCTAGCCTTTTATAGCCCAGCTCTCTTCACCTTTCTAACACACCGCTTTGGCCACAATGTGCCCCTGCCTTTCCACATTCTCATTGCTAATGTGTACCTCCTGGTGCCCCCCATGCTgaaccccatcatctatggggtCAGGACCAGACAGATCCGGGACCGGCTGCTCCAACTCTTTAATCACAAAATGACCTAACATCTTCTCCACCTGCTCTGGCTCGCAGAACAAGGTCCTCACAGAGCTGTATGTTGACATGATGCTGCGCTATTTCCTGAATCACTGACTCAACGGTCGGAGACATTACTTCCTTTCATGTCCTTATGGTGCCATTGCGGCATGACAAACTGTAGAGCTGGGTAGGTATACAGCTTTTAGCTCACAGCAAGGCCTGCTTTCTAACTGACAGTATGGAGCTGTGTCTCCTTGCCTGTTGCCTCTCCTCTTCCACCTTCCCCTGCTAAATCACTGCTTCTTTTGCTCACTCTTCTCTGCCCTCCCGATACTTGTTGGATTGTCTCCACCTTCCCCCCGACTCCTCGCCAAGTGAGCTGCATATCAGATTCTTGTGTGATGGGAGTGGGAGGATTCGCAATAGCTACCTGATCAGTCACCATTGTGGCATCTTGGCAGTACCTGAGTCTGTCCAATGATGATAACTGTTTGGGCGTGTGCTTGCCTCGTGTGCTGTACTGGTCCTGTGCAGATAGCCTCTACTGCAGACTCCAAGAGGCACGTACATGTCCTGGTTTATTGTAAATGAAGCACATTAGTAGTCAGCTGATCAGATGCCTATGAGTAGGATAAAAATGTGTGCCCCAGCAATGAATTCAGCTCCATCCGTAGCACTGGATTCCCCACTGCCCCCTAGGTCAGACTAAGACAACTTCCTGGGGTTACATTTTTTAAACACAggcacaaacaagttacacaacaCTCCTCATGCATCAGGATTCCTTCTTCTGTTGTTACCTGGATGGCACCCATTATCTTGTACATGGGGTTCGGTTGCTGTCCCTCATGCTGTCCATTTAGACCCTGTGCTGAACCTGGGCCTGTCTGTCCGTTGTCTGTGAGCAGTGTGCTAGTACCGAGATGTGCCTAGCTCCATTTGGTGTTCCACGCCATTATCACTGTTTGTGCCAGGTTCTGTTTACCAGAGCTTGCCTGTTGCTCACAGTTTCAACAGCCCTgaccctggccacagcccagtcCCTGAGCTCATGCTGGGGCTTGGGCATGGAAACATGGCctggcccccatcccacccccaacccctgatCCCATCCCagatctcaggctgtgtctgggaAAAGTGGTCTGGCTCTGATCCCCTGCACCCTACCCTGagagctcaggctggagctgaggaaaaggatgcagctcctccagctccccatTCCCCCACCTCTCAATGGGGCCAGTAAAACTGGCCAGGCCATGGGCTCCCAACCTGGGACTGAAGCCAGGGTCAGgaaccccagctctcccccagagatgctggggcCACAAACCACAGCTCTTCAATCACATGAAAATGAAGAACacagagaaacttcttttcatatAGACAGAGGAAGACAACAGCTCAACCAGATGAAAGTGAGGTGCAGAGAAACTTGACTTCAAAGAGACAGGAGAAAAAGTCGACAAACTTGAGCACACAAACCAAAAAATAAAAGGATTCCTCCACTTAAAGATGTGAGCAGTGCTGGGTAAATTGGCTACCTCCcatgtaaaagaaagaaaaaataaaattgtaataaGTACACTGAAGTTCTAGTAATAGCATTGTTTTAATAGTATCACAAGTCCCTTAAGAACACAGTTTAGTATGCTCTTACTTTGTTAGTAACCCAGCACAGAGACCCCATTCGGTCTCCTGTGGGATCCCTCAGGGTGGTCAGTCTAATAGTCATCTGCAGGGGACAAGGGCAGGTATAGCTGAAGTCCAAATAAGAACTTCAGTATTGCCATATGGCTATACTGAGtaagaccaatggtccatccagtAGTGTATCTATCTTCCAACAGCAGCTAATACCATATGGTTtagatggaatgaacagaactgggacATTCTTAGTGACCCATCTACTATTGCCCAAttccagcttctggaaaacaaaGACCAGGGGCACACACAACGTGGTATTGGATCCATGGTAACCCAggctaatagccgttgatggacctagcctccataaACTTATTTAATTTTTACTGGAATCATGttattgttttggtcttcacaatatctcctggcaaagagttccacaggctgcctggaaagaaatattttcttttattatttttaaatctgctgcctattcatgtcattgggtgaccccttgtTCTTTTCTTATGTGATGTGAAGGAGTGTGATGGGATGGAATAAGACTTGATGCCCTCTACAGGATTCCAGAGGCCTTGCCACTGTCCATCCTAGTGAGAGGAGGAGACACGAGGTCCTCCAGAGACGCTAGATGGTCTGTCtgtgtggcagccaatcagggacAAGCAAGCTAATATAAAAGAAGTTGCTGGGGCAGGACCAGGCAGTTCCATTcaggagcttgacccaggcagaTCCCTATGCTTTCTGGGACTCCAGCAGCACTTGGACAGTTGCAAGTGTAAGATGAGGTTAGAGCACGACAAAACCTAGGCCCTGTAGCCAGTCTCTGACCACAAACCTACCAGAGGAGTTGACAGCTGACAGGGTGAGTCAGATCTCACCTTCAGAATCTGAAACACAATGGGCAAGGCCACATAAGATGCCCTTGAccatgggtggggtgggaggtgctcaAGAGCAGGTGAACTCTGTTAAAAGGAGTACATAACATGTCTTTATTCCTGGAAATTATTCACACATTATTTAGAGAACTTTCTTTTCCCTCTCAGCCATCTCTTTGCCAGCCTgtgaagtcccagtctttttagtcaCTTCTTATAGTAAGGGTGATCAATAACCCTAATCGTTTCTGTGAcacttctctgtccctttttcaaaTCCAATATACCTTTATTGAGGGGAGGTAGGGAAATCTGCATGGAGAATTCACAGTGTCcaggattaaacattggagggtgtaacatcaacaacctgaggtatgcagatgatactgttttaatagcagaaagtgaaaaagatcttcaggaacttGTTAACTCAATAAAGAAAGCgagctgaagggactcaagctgaacatctcgAAGATGGAAGTAATGATTATTATGAAGATGaaggtactgccaacatgtgaggtactagcaaatgaaacagttcttcatcaagtgactaaattcaagtacttaaGATCCTATTTCACATCCGATGGTCGGTGTtcaactgaagtgaaatgcagaatccctcaagcgaaagcagcatttcaggaaATGtgaagcattctcacaaacagatctttatcgTTGGCGGTTAGGAAAAGAGTGCTGTgatgttatgtagaaccagtcctcatgtatggatgcgaatcatggactatcagtaaacaaaCTGAGAAGTAcgttgaagccacagaaatgggtttttaagaaggatgttgtgcatctcatggacaaccaaaaggacgaatgagtctgtcttaaatgaagccaacggcaaaagaacactgttaaataagataagaacaaggcaggaaaaAATTAttggccatataattagaaagtccgCACTTGAAAATTTAttgacaacaggaaagtataatggaaagcgaggaTGAGGTAGACAATGTGGGAAAATATTGGATAGTTGCACTTTATGGTCGCATCGCCACAGTACtgaggagatgctccagagtactcgtaatagacaggggtggagcGCCATGATCACTtacgctaatcagcatggcacaaaTGAATGAATGAGTGTGGGTGTTTCAAGggtttatataaaggcaatatgcTATTTTTCATCTTGTTAACTTTTCCTTTCTTAATGCTTATTCATATTCTGTAATCGTTTTGTTGTTGTTCCAAAGCACATTGTACATGTTTGATTaaaactatccacagtgacttcaAGATCACATCCTTGAGTGATAACAGTGAATTTATGCCCCATCATTTTGTCTGTATAGTTAGGAATATATTTTGCCTGtggattattttgcatttatcaaaacAGATTTTCATCTGCCTTAGTGTTGCTCAGTTTTATGAGATTCCTTTTCCACTTTTTGAAATTTGCTTTCGAGTTAAGTGTTTGAGTAATTTTTGTCATCTGCAACTTTTGCTACCTCACAGTTCACCCCTTTTTCCAGGTTATTACTGCACATgttgaataat contains:
- the LOC142002326 gene encoding olfactory receptor 52E4-like, translating into MLNSNTTDINSPSTFILLGIPGLEAAHIWISIPFCVMYTIALLGNFTVLFIVKREQSLHEPMYYFLCMLSVTDLILSTSTLPKTLSIFWFNSREINFNACLTQMFFLHCFLSIESGIFVAMAFDRYVAICDPLRHSTILTNTVVVKIILAVVLCNGILVLPTPFLARWWPYCRTNIIPHTHCEYIAVVKLACGDIRVSSYYGLSVVILVIGMDVFLIVVSYTQIVRAILRLPTKDARLKTFGTCGSHLCVILAFYSPALFTFLTHRFGHNVPLPFHILIANVYLLVPPMLNPIIYGVRTRQIRDRLLQLFNHKMT